The DNA region GCTCGCTCTGGACGGTGAAGGACGTGGCGGCGCACCTGCTGGACGGCGACCTGCGCCGCATCTCGGTGCAGCGCGACGGCTGGTTCGCCACGGCGGCGCCGGAGCCGATCCGCTCCCACGGCGAGCTGGTGGCGTTCCTGAACGCGCTAAACGCGGAGTGGGTGGCGGCGGCGCGCCGGATCAGCCCGGCGCTGCTGACGGAGCTGCTGGGCTTCACCGGGCGCGAGGCGGCGCGGATGTTCGCCGCCGCGGACCCGCGCGGGCCGGCGCTCTTCCCCGTGGCCTGGGCGGGCGAGGAGCGCTCGGCGATGTGGCTCGACGTGGCGCGCGAGTACACGGAGCGCTGGCTGCACCAGCAGCACGTCCGCGACGCGGTCGGCCGGCCGGGGATCGAGTCGCGCGAGCTCTACCACCCCGTCCTCGACGCCTTCCTGCGCGCGCTCCCGCACACGTACCGCCACGTCGAGGCGGCGGACGGGACGGCGGTGACGGTGACGGTGGAGGGCGAGGCGGGGGGCGACTGGACGGCGGTGCGCGAGGGCGGCGCGTGGCGGCTCTACCTGGGCCGCCCGGAGCGTCCGGCGGCGCGGGTATCGATGGACGGCGACGCGGCCTGGCGCCTGTTCACGAAGGCCTCGCGCGGGCCCGACCCGAGGCCGCGGGTGAGGATCGACGGCGACGAGGCGCTGGGGCGGCCGGTGCTCGGGATGGTATCGGTGATGGCGTGACGATGAGTGATCCCGATCCGTTCACGAGCGATCATTCGATCAGCACACCGATGTCACCCCCAGGGGAGCAGTAGCGACCCGAGGGATCTACTCGACGGTCCTGGTGGACGGCGAGTCGCGCGGATCCCTGGCGCCACGCCTTCCCGATCGACCGCAGTCCATCCCGATCGCTCTCAATTCCACGGGAGGCCGGAGCGCTCCGACCAGTAGCGCTCCCGCTCCTGCGCGAGGCCGCGGAGGCGATCCGCGGCTTGTTCGTCCCAGGCGACTTCCAGCGCGCGCAGGTTCGACGCGAGCTGGTCATCGGTCGCGGCGCCGCTCAGGACGACGTCGGCCCACGGCTCGGCGAGGACGGCGGCGAGCGCGAGCGCGTCCACGCTCGTCTCCAGGCGCGCGGCTTCGCGGCGGAGGATTGCCAGCCGCGGGGCGAAGGCGGGGTCGGCGTTGCGCTCGGTGAGCCGCCCGTTCGCGAGCGCTTCCTTGACGATGACGCCCAGCCCGGCGGCGTGCGCCTCGGCGAGGGCGGGGCCGGCGGAGGGCTCCAGCAGGTTCCAGGTGGCCTGTACGGCGTCGAAGAGGCGCGCCCCCTCCCACTCCACCTCCAGCGCGCGCCGGAGGGTGTCGGCCTGCGCCGCGCCGGTGAGCGAGAGACCGATGCGCACGCCCCCGGCCCTGAGCCGCGCCAGGCCGGCGATCACCTCGCGGTTCTCCAGCACGCCGCTCTCCCGAGTGGCGGAGTGGATCTGGTAAAGGTCCAGGTGCGGCCCCAGCAGCGCGCGCGTCTCGCCGAGCTGGCGGGCGAGCACGGCGGCGGAGTGCTCCTTGACCTCGTGCACGGGGGCGTCGGTGCGCCAGCCGGCGGTGTAGGTGTAGCCCCACTTGGAGCCGACCGTCACCGCCTCCGGCGCGATCCCCCGCGCGCCGAGCCACGAGGCGAGGAACGCCTCGGCGCGGCCGTACGAGCGCGCGGCGTCGAAGTAGCGCACGCCGGCCGCCCACGCGGCGTCCAGCACGCGGTGGGCGCGCGCCTCCATCTCCTCCACCGAGGTGCGGCCCGCCAGGTCGCGCGCGTGGCCCAGGTTGATGTACCCGGGCCGGCCCAGCGCCGCGAGCCCCAGCCCCAGGCGCGACACGGCGAGCCCGGTGCGGCCGAGCTGTCGTTGCTCCATCCTCCTCCACCCGCTACCATCAGCGGCCCGGAGTCATCCGTTCCCGACCGCCGAGCCGCCGATGAGCACCGTTCCCGATCTCCCCGCTACCATCCTCCGCGACGCCCGCACCATC from Longimicrobium sp. includes:
- a CDS encoding maleylpyruvate isomerase family mycothiol-dependent enzyme, with the translated sequence MRPPGEVATAHLFPRLHEKLLEVLRALAPDDWERPTACSLWTVKDVAAHLLDGDLRRISVQRDGWFATAAPEPIRSHGELVAFLNALNAEWVAAARRISPALLTELLGFTGREAARMFAAADPRGPALFPVAWAGEERSAMWLDVAREYTERWLHQQHVRDAVGRPGIESRELYHPVLDAFLRALPHTYRHVEAADGTAVTVTVEGEAGGDWTAVREGGAWRLYLGRPERPAARVSMDGDAAWRLFTKASRGPDPRPRVRIDGDEALGRPVLGMVSVMA
- a CDS encoding aldo/keto reductase; translation: MEQRQLGRTGLAVSRLGLGLAALGRPGYINLGHARDLAGRTSVEEMEARAHRVLDAAWAAGVRYFDAARSYGRAEAFLASWLGARGIAPEAVTVGSKWGYTYTAGWRTDAPVHEVKEHSAAVLARQLGETRALLGPHLDLYQIHSATRESGVLENREVIAGLARLRAGGVRIGLSLTGAAQADTLRRALEVEWEGARLFDAVQATWNLLEPSAGPALAEAHAAGLGVIVKEALANGRLTERNADPAFAPRLAILRREAARLETSVDALALAAVLAEPWADVVLSGAATDDQLASNLRALEVAWDEQAADRLRGLAQERERYWSERSGLPWN